In Miscanthus floridulus cultivar M001 chromosome 5, ASM1932011v1, whole genome shotgun sequence, one genomic interval encodes:
- the LOC136453390 gene encoding uncharacterized protein has product MGNCLKPQRAATWADGDEWEEEAEVCSSKAAAAAVEEKRVEVKIRVTRRQLQELLEKAGCGGKAKRRQVEEVLAELMASGRVCYQQEMRRHWRPALYSIPEAAVEES; this is encoded by the coding sequence ATGGGGAACTGTCTGAAGCCGCAGCGCGCAGCGACGTGGGCGGACGGCGACGAgtgggaggaggaggcggaggtctGCAGCAGCAAGGCGGCGGCCGCTGCCGTCGAGGAGAAGAGGGTGGAGGTCAAGATCAGGGTGACGCGGCGGCAGCTGCAGGAGCTGCTGGAGAAGGCCGGGTGCGGCGGCAAGGCCAAGCGGCGGCAGGTGGAGGAGGTGCTGGCGGAGCTGATGGCTTCCGGCAGGGTGTGCTACCAGCAGGAGATGAGGCGGCACTGGAGGCCCGCCCTGTACAGCATACCGGAGGCCGCCGTCGAGGAGTCGTGA